The Megalops cyprinoides isolate fMegCyp1 chromosome 10, fMegCyp1.pri, whole genome shotgun sequence genome window below encodes:
- the mef2d gene encoding myocyte-specific enhancer factor 2D isoform X5 — MGRKKIQIQRITDERNRQVTFTKRKFGLMKKAYELSVLCDCEIALIIFNHSNKLFQYASTDMDKVLLKYTEYNEPHESRTNADIIETLRKKGFNGCNSPEPDGEDSIDQSPLSDDKYRKTNEDLDILFKRYGSAVPPPTFSMPVTVPVSNQNALQFSNPSSALVTTSFVTSSLTDPRLLSPQQPTLQRNTVSPGLPQRPASAGALLGGDLNNSNGACPSPVANGYISARASPGLLSVSNGNSLAKVVPAKSPPPPSPQMVNSRKPDLRVITSQSGKGLMQLTDEELELVSENSQRLGASQVTQPLTTPVVSVATPSLLTQGLPFSAMPTAYNTDYQLTSADLTALQAFTSPTSLSLGNVSTWQQQQQPSVSQQQPQQQQQLSLASLGNLVPVGHIPQGATLTVNTNPNVSIKSEPVSPSRERSTPCSVSGSVLTAVPQYPGALRLEPTGRSPVDSLSSNGSSYEGSDRDDGAQPRQPPDFGSAPGLLRPSGEAEQEGANVKRMRLDAWVT; from the exons ATGGGGAGGAAAAAGATTCAGATACAGAGAATCACAGACGAGCGTAACAGACAG gtgacgTTCACCAAGAGGAAGTTCGGCCTGATGAAGAAGGCCTACGAGCTGAGCGTGCTGTGCGACTGCGAGATCGCCCTCATCATCTTCAACCACTCCAACAAGCTCTTCCAGTACGCCAGCACCGACATGGACAAGGTGCTGCTCAAATACACCGAGTACAACGAGCCGCACGAGAGCCGGACCAACGCCGACATCATCGAG ACATTGCGAAAGAAAGGCTTTAACGGTTGCAACAGTCCAGAGCCGGACGGAGAAGACTCTATTGACCAAAGTCCCCTGAGCGATGACAAGTACCGCAAGACCAACGAGGACCTGGACATTCTCTTCAAACGATACGGA TCTGCAGTCCCGCCCCCTACTTTCTCCATGCCTGTCACAGTCCCCgtgtccaatcagaatgcactACAGTTCAGCAACCCCAGCAGTGCCCTGGTGACCACTTCCTTCGTGACATCATCACTCACAGATCCCCGCCTCCTGTCGCCACAGCAACCAACCCTCCAGAGGAACACAGTGTCTCCAGGGTTACCGCAGCGACCAGCCAGTGCAG GTGCACTTTTAGGAGGTGACCTCAACAACTCAAACGGAGCGTGTCCAAGTCCAGTTG caaaCGGGTACATCAGTGCCAGGGCCTCTCCAggcctcctctctgtctccaacGGCAACAGCTTGGCAAAAGTAGTTCCAGCTAAGTCTCCACCTCCGCCCAGCCCTCAGATGGTGAACAGCCGCAAGCCGGACCTCCGGGTCATCACGTCACAGAGCGGCAAGGGCCTGATGCAGCTG ACCGACGAGGAGCTGGAGTTGGTGAGTGAG AATTCTCAGCGGTTAGGTGCTTCTCAAGTGACACAGCCACTCACCACACCGGTGGTCTCTGTGGCGACACCCAGCCTTCTGACACAGGGGCTGCCCTTCTCTGCTATGCCAACAGCCTACAACACAG ACTATCAGCTGACAAGTGCAGATCTCACAGCACTCCAGGCTTTCACGTCGCCGACTAGCCTGTCGCTAGGAAACGTATCCACttggcaacagcagcagcagccgtcTGTATCCCAGCAACAACcgcaacagcaacagcagctcagcTTGGCATCGCTCGGCAACTTAGT gcCTGTGGGTCACATACCTCAGGGCGCCACACTGACAGTGAACACCAACCCCAACGTGAGCATCAAGTCTGAGCCGGTCTCGCCCAGCCGGGAGCGCAGCACGCCCTGCTCAGTGTCGGGCAGCGTTCTGACGGCCGTCCCCCAGTACCCAGGGGCCCTGCGCCTGGAGCCCACCGGCCGCTCCCCCGTTGACAGCCTGAGTAGCAACGGCAGCTCCTACGAGGGCAGCGACCGTGACGACGGCGCCCAGCCCCGCCAGCCGCCCGACTTCGGCTCCGCCCCGGGGCTCCTGAGGCCCTCTGGGGAGGCGGAGCAGGAGGGCGCCAACGTCAAGCGCATGAGACTGGACGCCTGGGTCACATAG
- the mef2d gene encoding myocyte-specific enhancer factor 2D isoform X4, with translation MGRKKIQIQRITDERNRQVTFTKRKFGLMKKAYELSVLCDCEIALIIFNHSNKLFQYASTDMDKVLLKYTEYNEPHESRTNADIIETLRKKGFNGCNSPEPDGEDSIDQSPLSDDKYRKTNEDLDILFKRYGSAVPPPTFSMPVTVPVSNQNALQFSNPSSALVTTSFVTSSLTDPRLLSPQQPTLQRNTVSPGLPQRPASAGALLGGDLNNSNGACPSPVANGYISARASPGLLSVSNGNSLAKVVPAKSPPPPSPQMVNSRKPDLRVITSQSGKGLMQLNSQRLGASQVTQPLTTPVVSVATPSLLTQGLPFSAMPTAYNTDYQLTSADLTALQAFTSPTSLSLGNVSTWQQQQQPSVSQQQPQQQQQLSLASLGNLVMWSGDVSTCTSTSAANRRPVGHIPQGATLTVNTNPNVSIKSEPVSPSRERSTPCSVSGSVLTAVPQYPGALRLEPTGRSPVDSLSSNGSSYEGSDRDDGAQPRQPPDFGSAPGLLRPSGEAEQEGANVKRMRLDAWVT, from the exons ATGGGGAGGAAAAAGATTCAGATACAGAGAATCACAGACGAGCGTAACAGACAG gtgacgTTCACCAAGAGGAAGTTCGGCCTGATGAAGAAGGCCTACGAGCTGAGCGTGCTGTGCGACTGCGAGATCGCCCTCATCATCTTCAACCACTCCAACAAGCTCTTCCAGTACGCCAGCACCGACATGGACAAGGTGCTGCTCAAATACACCGAGTACAACGAGCCGCACGAGAGCCGGACCAACGCCGACATCATCGAG ACATTGCGAAAGAAAGGCTTTAACGGTTGCAACAGTCCAGAGCCGGACGGAGAAGACTCTATTGACCAAAGTCCCCTGAGCGATGACAAGTACCGCAAGACCAACGAGGACCTGGACATTCTCTTCAAACGATACGGA TCTGCAGTCCCGCCCCCTACTTTCTCCATGCCTGTCACAGTCCCCgtgtccaatcagaatgcactACAGTTCAGCAACCCCAGCAGTGCCCTGGTGACCACTTCCTTCGTGACATCATCACTCACAGATCCCCGCCTCCTGTCGCCACAGCAACCAACCCTCCAGAGGAACACAGTGTCTCCAGGGTTACCGCAGCGACCAGCCAGTGCAG GTGCACTTTTAGGAGGTGACCTCAACAACTCAAACGGAGCGTGTCCAAGTCCAGTTG caaaCGGGTACATCAGTGCCAGGGCCTCTCCAggcctcctctctgtctccaacGGCAACAGCTTGGCAAAAGTAGTTCCAGCTAAGTCTCCACCTCCGCCCAGCCCTCAGATGGTGAACAGCCGCAAGCCGGACCTCCGGGTCATCACGTCACAGAGCGGCAAGGGCCTGATGCAGCTG AATTCTCAGCGGTTAGGTGCTTCTCAAGTGACACAGCCACTCACCACACCGGTGGTCTCTGTGGCGACACCCAGCCTTCTGACACAGGGGCTGCCCTTCTCTGCTATGCCAACAGCCTACAACACAG ACTATCAGCTGACAAGTGCAGATCTCACAGCACTCCAGGCTTTCACGTCGCCGACTAGCCTGTCGCTAGGAAACGTATCCACttggcaacagcagcagcagccgtcTGTATCCCAGCAACAACcgcaacagcaacagcagctcagcTTGGCATCGCTCGGCAACTTAGT TATGTGGAGCGGTGACGTGTCTACCTGCACCTCCACTTCCGCTGCAAACCGGAG gcCTGTGGGTCACATACCTCAGGGCGCCACACTGACAGTGAACACCAACCCCAACGTGAGCATCAAGTCTGAGCCGGTCTCGCCCAGCCGGGAGCGCAGCACGCCCTGCTCAGTGTCGGGCAGCGTTCTGACGGCCGTCCCCCAGTACCCAGGGGCCCTGCGCCTGGAGCCCACCGGCCGCTCCCCCGTTGACAGCCTGAGTAGCAACGGCAGCTCCTACGAGGGCAGCGACCGTGACGACGGCGCCCAGCCCCGCCAGCCGCCCGACTTCGGCTCCGCCCCGGGGCTCCTGAGGCCCTCTGGGGAGGCGGAGCAGGAGGGCGCCAACGTCAAGCGCATGAGACTGGACGCCTGGGTCACATAG
- the mef2d gene encoding myocyte-specific enhancer factor 2D isoform X1: MGRKKIQIQRITDERNRQVTFTKRKFGLMKKAYELSVLCDCEIALIIFNHSNKLFQYASTDMDKVLLKYTEYNEPHESRTNADIIETLRKKGFNGCNSPEPDGEDSIDQSPLSDDKYRKTNEDLDILFKRYGSAVPPPTFSMPVTVPVSNQNALQFSNPSSALVTTSFVTSSLTDPRLLSPQQPTLQRNTVSPGLPQRPASAGALLGGDLNNSNGACPSPVANGYISARASPGLLSVSNGNSLAKVVPAKSPPPPSPQMVNSRKPDLRVITSQSGKGLMQLTDEELELVSENSQRLGASQVTQPLTTPVVSVATPSLLTQGLPFSAMPTAYNTDYQLTSADLTALQAFTSPTSLSLGNVSTWQQQQQPSVSQQQPQQQQQLSLASLGNLVMWSGDVSTCTSTSAANRRPVGHIPQGATLTVNTNPNVSIKSEPVSPSRERSTPCSVSGSVLTAVPQYPGALRLEPTGRSPVDSLSSNGSSYEGSDRDDGAQPRQPPDFGSAPGLLRPSGEAEQEGANVKRMRLDAWVT, from the exons ATGGGGAGGAAAAAGATTCAGATACAGAGAATCACAGACGAGCGTAACAGACAG gtgacgTTCACCAAGAGGAAGTTCGGCCTGATGAAGAAGGCCTACGAGCTGAGCGTGCTGTGCGACTGCGAGATCGCCCTCATCATCTTCAACCACTCCAACAAGCTCTTCCAGTACGCCAGCACCGACATGGACAAGGTGCTGCTCAAATACACCGAGTACAACGAGCCGCACGAGAGCCGGACCAACGCCGACATCATCGAG ACATTGCGAAAGAAAGGCTTTAACGGTTGCAACAGTCCAGAGCCGGACGGAGAAGACTCTATTGACCAAAGTCCCCTGAGCGATGACAAGTACCGCAAGACCAACGAGGACCTGGACATTCTCTTCAAACGATACGGA TCTGCAGTCCCGCCCCCTACTTTCTCCATGCCTGTCACAGTCCCCgtgtccaatcagaatgcactACAGTTCAGCAACCCCAGCAGTGCCCTGGTGACCACTTCCTTCGTGACATCATCACTCACAGATCCCCGCCTCCTGTCGCCACAGCAACCAACCCTCCAGAGGAACACAGTGTCTCCAGGGTTACCGCAGCGACCAGCCAGTGCAG GTGCACTTTTAGGAGGTGACCTCAACAACTCAAACGGAGCGTGTCCAAGTCCAGTTG caaaCGGGTACATCAGTGCCAGGGCCTCTCCAggcctcctctctgtctccaacGGCAACAGCTTGGCAAAAGTAGTTCCAGCTAAGTCTCCACCTCCGCCCAGCCCTCAGATGGTGAACAGCCGCAAGCCGGACCTCCGGGTCATCACGTCACAGAGCGGCAAGGGCCTGATGCAGCTG ACCGACGAGGAGCTGGAGTTGGTGAGTGAG AATTCTCAGCGGTTAGGTGCTTCTCAAGTGACACAGCCACTCACCACACCGGTGGTCTCTGTGGCGACACCCAGCCTTCTGACACAGGGGCTGCCCTTCTCTGCTATGCCAACAGCCTACAACACAG ACTATCAGCTGACAAGTGCAGATCTCACAGCACTCCAGGCTTTCACGTCGCCGACTAGCCTGTCGCTAGGAAACGTATCCACttggcaacagcagcagcagccgtcTGTATCCCAGCAACAACcgcaacagcaacagcagctcagcTTGGCATCGCTCGGCAACTTAGT TATGTGGAGCGGTGACGTGTCTACCTGCACCTCCACTTCCGCTGCAAACCGGAG gcCTGTGGGTCACATACCTCAGGGCGCCACACTGACAGTGAACACCAACCCCAACGTGAGCATCAAGTCTGAGCCGGTCTCGCCCAGCCGGGAGCGCAGCACGCCCTGCTCAGTGTCGGGCAGCGTTCTGACGGCCGTCCCCCAGTACCCAGGGGCCCTGCGCCTGGAGCCCACCGGCCGCTCCCCCGTTGACAGCCTGAGTAGCAACGGCAGCTCCTACGAGGGCAGCGACCGTGACGACGGCGCCCAGCCCCGCCAGCCGCCCGACTTCGGCTCCGCCCCGGGGCTCCTGAGGCCCTCTGGGGAGGCGGAGCAGGAGGGCGCCAACGTCAAGCGCATGAGACTGGACGCCTGGGTCACATAG
- the mef2d gene encoding myocyte-specific enhancer factor 2D isoform X3, producing the protein MGRKKIQIQRITDERNRQVTFTKRKFGLMKKAYELSVLCDCEIALIIFNHSNKLFQYASTDMDKVLLKYTEYNEPHESRTNADIIETLRKKGFNGCNSPEPDGEDSIDQSPLSDDKYRKTNEDLDILFKRYGSAVPPPTFSMPVTVPVSNQNALQFSNPSSALVTTSFVTSSLTDPRLLSPQQPTLQRNTVSPGLPQRPASAGALLGGDLNNSNGACPSPVANGYISARASPGLLSVSNGNSLAKVVPAKSPPPPSPQMVNSRKPDLRVITSQSGKGLMQLTDEELELNSQRLGASQVTQPLTTPVVSVATPSLLTQGLPFSAMPTAYNTDYQLTSADLTALQAFTSPTSLSLGNVSTWQQQQQPSVSQQQPQQQQQLSLASLGNLVMWSGDVSTCTSTSAANRRPVGHIPQGATLTVNTNPNVSIKSEPVSPSRERSTPCSVSGSVLTAVPQYPGALRLEPTGRSPVDSLSSNGSSYEGSDRDDGAQPRQPPDFGSAPGLLRPSGEAEQEGANVKRMRLDAWVT; encoded by the exons ATGGGGAGGAAAAAGATTCAGATACAGAGAATCACAGACGAGCGTAACAGACAG gtgacgTTCACCAAGAGGAAGTTCGGCCTGATGAAGAAGGCCTACGAGCTGAGCGTGCTGTGCGACTGCGAGATCGCCCTCATCATCTTCAACCACTCCAACAAGCTCTTCCAGTACGCCAGCACCGACATGGACAAGGTGCTGCTCAAATACACCGAGTACAACGAGCCGCACGAGAGCCGGACCAACGCCGACATCATCGAG ACATTGCGAAAGAAAGGCTTTAACGGTTGCAACAGTCCAGAGCCGGACGGAGAAGACTCTATTGACCAAAGTCCCCTGAGCGATGACAAGTACCGCAAGACCAACGAGGACCTGGACATTCTCTTCAAACGATACGGA TCTGCAGTCCCGCCCCCTACTTTCTCCATGCCTGTCACAGTCCCCgtgtccaatcagaatgcactACAGTTCAGCAACCCCAGCAGTGCCCTGGTGACCACTTCCTTCGTGACATCATCACTCACAGATCCCCGCCTCCTGTCGCCACAGCAACCAACCCTCCAGAGGAACACAGTGTCTCCAGGGTTACCGCAGCGACCAGCCAGTGCAG GTGCACTTTTAGGAGGTGACCTCAACAACTCAAACGGAGCGTGTCCAAGTCCAGTTG caaaCGGGTACATCAGTGCCAGGGCCTCTCCAggcctcctctctgtctccaacGGCAACAGCTTGGCAAAAGTAGTTCCAGCTAAGTCTCCACCTCCGCCCAGCCCTCAGATGGTGAACAGCCGCAAGCCGGACCTCCGGGTCATCACGTCACAGAGCGGCAAGGGCCTGATGCAGCTG ACCGACGAGGAGCTGGAGTTG AATTCTCAGCGGTTAGGTGCTTCTCAAGTGACACAGCCACTCACCACACCGGTGGTCTCTGTGGCGACACCCAGCCTTCTGACACAGGGGCTGCCCTTCTCTGCTATGCCAACAGCCTACAACACAG ACTATCAGCTGACAAGTGCAGATCTCACAGCACTCCAGGCTTTCACGTCGCCGACTAGCCTGTCGCTAGGAAACGTATCCACttggcaacagcagcagcagccgtcTGTATCCCAGCAACAACcgcaacagcaacagcagctcagcTTGGCATCGCTCGGCAACTTAGT TATGTGGAGCGGTGACGTGTCTACCTGCACCTCCACTTCCGCTGCAAACCGGAG gcCTGTGGGTCACATACCTCAGGGCGCCACACTGACAGTGAACACCAACCCCAACGTGAGCATCAAGTCTGAGCCGGTCTCGCCCAGCCGGGAGCGCAGCACGCCCTGCTCAGTGTCGGGCAGCGTTCTGACGGCCGTCCCCCAGTACCCAGGGGCCCTGCGCCTGGAGCCCACCGGCCGCTCCCCCGTTGACAGCCTGAGTAGCAACGGCAGCTCCTACGAGGGCAGCGACCGTGACGACGGCGCCCAGCCCCGCCAGCCGCCCGACTTCGGCTCCGCCCCGGGGCTCCTGAGGCCCTCTGGGGAGGCGGAGCAGGAGGGCGCCAACGTCAAGCGCATGAGACTGGACGCCTGGGTCACATAG
- the mef2d gene encoding myocyte-specific enhancer factor 2D isoform X7, with product MGRKKIQIQRITDERNRQVTFTKRKFGLMKKAYELSVLCDCEIALIIFNHSNKLFQYASTDMDKVLLKYTEYNEPHESRTNADIIETLRKKGFNGCNSPEPDGEDSIDQSPLSDDKYRKTNEDLDILFKRYGSAVPPPTFSMPVTVPVSNQNALQFSNPSSALVTTSFVTSSLTDPRLLSPQQPTLQRNTVSPGLPQRPASAGALLGGDLNNSNGACPSPVANGYISARASPGLLSVSNGNSLAKVVPAKSPPPPSPQMVNSRKPDLRVITSQSGKGLMQLNSQRLGASQVTQPLTTPVVSVATPSLLTQGLPFSAMPTAYNTDYQLTSADLTALQAFTSPTSLSLGNVSTWQQQQQPSVSQQQPQQQQQLSLASLGNLVPVGHIPQGATLTVNTNPNVSIKSEPVSPSRERSTPCSVSGSVLTAVPQYPGALRLEPTGRSPVDSLSSNGSSYEGSDRDDGAQPRQPPDFGSAPGLLRPSGEAEQEGANVKRMRLDAWVT from the exons ATGGGGAGGAAAAAGATTCAGATACAGAGAATCACAGACGAGCGTAACAGACAG gtgacgTTCACCAAGAGGAAGTTCGGCCTGATGAAGAAGGCCTACGAGCTGAGCGTGCTGTGCGACTGCGAGATCGCCCTCATCATCTTCAACCACTCCAACAAGCTCTTCCAGTACGCCAGCACCGACATGGACAAGGTGCTGCTCAAATACACCGAGTACAACGAGCCGCACGAGAGCCGGACCAACGCCGACATCATCGAG ACATTGCGAAAGAAAGGCTTTAACGGTTGCAACAGTCCAGAGCCGGACGGAGAAGACTCTATTGACCAAAGTCCCCTGAGCGATGACAAGTACCGCAAGACCAACGAGGACCTGGACATTCTCTTCAAACGATACGGA TCTGCAGTCCCGCCCCCTACTTTCTCCATGCCTGTCACAGTCCCCgtgtccaatcagaatgcactACAGTTCAGCAACCCCAGCAGTGCCCTGGTGACCACTTCCTTCGTGACATCATCACTCACAGATCCCCGCCTCCTGTCGCCACAGCAACCAACCCTCCAGAGGAACACAGTGTCTCCAGGGTTACCGCAGCGACCAGCCAGTGCAG GTGCACTTTTAGGAGGTGACCTCAACAACTCAAACGGAGCGTGTCCAAGTCCAGTTG caaaCGGGTACATCAGTGCCAGGGCCTCTCCAggcctcctctctgtctccaacGGCAACAGCTTGGCAAAAGTAGTTCCAGCTAAGTCTCCACCTCCGCCCAGCCCTCAGATGGTGAACAGCCGCAAGCCGGACCTCCGGGTCATCACGTCACAGAGCGGCAAGGGCCTGATGCAGCTG AATTCTCAGCGGTTAGGTGCTTCTCAAGTGACACAGCCACTCACCACACCGGTGGTCTCTGTGGCGACACCCAGCCTTCTGACACAGGGGCTGCCCTTCTCTGCTATGCCAACAGCCTACAACACAG ACTATCAGCTGACAAGTGCAGATCTCACAGCACTCCAGGCTTTCACGTCGCCGACTAGCCTGTCGCTAGGAAACGTATCCACttggcaacagcagcagcagccgtcTGTATCCCAGCAACAACcgcaacagcaacagcagctcagcTTGGCATCGCTCGGCAACTTAGT gcCTGTGGGTCACATACCTCAGGGCGCCACACTGACAGTGAACACCAACCCCAACGTGAGCATCAAGTCTGAGCCGGTCTCGCCCAGCCGGGAGCGCAGCACGCCCTGCTCAGTGTCGGGCAGCGTTCTGACGGCCGTCCCCCAGTACCCAGGGGCCCTGCGCCTGGAGCCCACCGGCCGCTCCCCCGTTGACAGCCTGAGTAGCAACGGCAGCTCCTACGAGGGCAGCGACCGTGACGACGGCGCCCAGCCCCGCCAGCCGCCCGACTTCGGCTCCGCCCCGGGGCTCCTGAGGCCCTCTGGGGAGGCGGAGCAGGAGGGCGCCAACGTCAAGCGCATGAGACTGGACGCCTGGGTCACATAG
- the mef2d gene encoding myocyte-specific enhancer factor 2D isoform X2, whose product MGRKKIQIQRITDERNRQVTFTKRKFGLMKKAYELSVLCDCEIALIIFNHSNKLFQYASTDMDKVLLKYTEYNEPHESRTNADIIEALNKKEHRDSESPEPEESFSLTPRTEEKYKKIDEEFDKMMQSYRLSSAVPPPTFSMPVTVPVSNQNALQFSNPSSALVTTSFVTSSLTDPRLLSPQQPTLQRNTVSPGLPQRPASAGALLGGDLNNSNGACPSPVANGYISARASPGLLSVSNGNSLAKVVPAKSPPPPSPQMVNSRKPDLRVITSQSGKGLMQLTDEELELVSENSQRLGASQVTQPLTTPVVSVATPSLLTQGLPFSAMPTAYNTDYQLTSADLTALQAFTSPTSLSLGNVSTWQQQQQPSVSQQQPQQQQQLSLASLGNLVMWSGDVSTCTSTSAANRRPVGHIPQGATLTVNTNPNVSIKSEPVSPSRERSTPCSVSGSVLTAVPQYPGALRLEPTGRSPVDSLSSNGSSYEGSDRDDGAQPRQPPDFGSAPGLLRPSGEAEQEGANVKRMRLDAWVT is encoded by the exons ATGGGGAGGAAAAAGATTCAGATACAGAGAATCACAGACGAGCGTAACAGACAG gtgacgTTCACCAAGAGGAAGTTCGGCCTGATGAAGAAGGCCTACGAGCTGAGCGTGCTGTGCGACTGCGAGATCGCCCTCATCATCTTCAACCACTCCAACAAGCTCTTCCAGTACGCCAGCACCGACATGGACAAGGTGCTGCTCAAATACACCGAGTACAACGAGCCGCACGAGAGCCGGACCAACGCCGACATCATCGAG GCTCTCAACAAGAAAGAGCACCGGGACTCAGAGAGCCCTGAACCCGAGGAGtccttctccctcaccccccGCACCGaggagaaatacaaaaaaattgaCGAAGAGTTTGATAAAATGATGCAGAGCTATAGGCTGTCA TCTGCAGTCCCGCCCCCTACTTTCTCCATGCCTGTCACAGTCCCCgtgtccaatcagaatgcactACAGTTCAGCAACCCCAGCAGTGCCCTGGTGACCACTTCCTTCGTGACATCATCACTCACAGATCCCCGCCTCCTGTCGCCACAGCAACCAACCCTCCAGAGGAACACAGTGTCTCCAGGGTTACCGCAGCGACCAGCCAGTGCAG GTGCACTTTTAGGAGGTGACCTCAACAACTCAAACGGAGCGTGTCCAAGTCCAGTTG caaaCGGGTACATCAGTGCCAGGGCCTCTCCAggcctcctctctgtctccaacGGCAACAGCTTGGCAAAAGTAGTTCCAGCTAAGTCTCCACCTCCGCCCAGCCCTCAGATGGTGAACAGCCGCAAGCCGGACCTCCGGGTCATCACGTCACAGAGCGGCAAGGGCCTGATGCAGCTG ACCGACGAGGAGCTGGAGTTGGTGAGTGAG AATTCTCAGCGGTTAGGTGCTTCTCAAGTGACACAGCCACTCACCACACCGGTGGTCTCTGTGGCGACACCCAGCCTTCTGACACAGGGGCTGCCCTTCTCTGCTATGCCAACAGCCTACAACACAG ACTATCAGCTGACAAGTGCAGATCTCACAGCACTCCAGGCTTTCACGTCGCCGACTAGCCTGTCGCTAGGAAACGTATCCACttggcaacagcagcagcagccgtcTGTATCCCAGCAACAACcgcaacagcaacagcagctcagcTTGGCATCGCTCGGCAACTTAGT TATGTGGAGCGGTGACGTGTCTACCTGCACCTCCACTTCCGCTGCAAACCGGAG gcCTGTGGGTCACATACCTCAGGGCGCCACACTGACAGTGAACACCAACCCCAACGTGAGCATCAAGTCTGAGCCGGTCTCGCCCAGCCGGGAGCGCAGCACGCCCTGCTCAGTGTCGGGCAGCGTTCTGACGGCCGTCCCCCAGTACCCAGGGGCCCTGCGCCTGGAGCCCACCGGCCGCTCCCCCGTTGACAGCCTGAGTAGCAACGGCAGCTCCTACGAGGGCAGCGACCGTGACGACGGCGCCCAGCCCCGCCAGCCGCCCGACTTCGGCTCCGCCCCGGGGCTCCTGAGGCCCTCTGGGGAGGCGGAGCAGGAGGGCGCCAACGTCAAGCGCATGAGACTGGACGCCTGGGTCACATAG